The sequence CTGCCAAATCTGATAAAATGCTCATATCCTCTTCTAAATCCGTATAAAGTTTTCTATACAGTCCATAATACTCATCGTATAAACGTTTGTTATCAGGATTCGGCATGATTTTTTCATTTAGCACTTGCCACTTCTTGACATCTTCAATACCTACTTCTCCTGTGGCGATGCCCGCCATCATTACATCTCCTAAATTGGCTTCAGTATCATTGATAGGCGTGACAATAGGATAACCCGTTACATCTGCAAAAATTTGTTTCCATAAGGCTGATTTGGTTACACCACCAGCAATAATAATGTACTCCCCGAGGTCACGCCCGACGCTTTCAATTGTATGTCTTAATGAGTAAGCCACGGCTTCCATAAAGGCTCTATAAATGTGCGCTTTCGTATGAGCTAACGATAGACCAAAAATAGTTCCTTTAGCATCTTGATTCCAAACGGGACTGCGTTCTCCCATAAAATAAGGTAAAACGATTAATCCTTCGCTTCCAGCCGGGATTTTTTCTGCGCCTCTATTCAAAAGTTCATAGGCGTTGGTTCCGCCGTTTTTTTCAACTTCCATTTCTAATTGTGCAAAGTTGTCTCTAAACCATTTTGTAATTCCGCCGGCAGTTGCTCCGCCACTAAAATTGTAACTTAGCTTTTTAGAGTTATACGGGTATGGCCAAACGATCAAGTCTTGATTTTTGATAACTTCCTCTTCTACTAGGGCGGCACACATAGATGTACCAATAGCCGCTGCATACACCCCTGGTTCGAAAATCCCCATCCCGATATTAGCAGCTCCAGCATCTACACCGCCGCTGATAACCGGAGTATCCGGTTCCAGTCCTAATTCAGCTGCAATTTCTGAAGTCAATCCGCCAACAATTTCTGTAGAATCGACTAGTCTTTGCGGCATCATTTCAAGCGGTATTCCCATATCTTGCATTAACTCTTCTGACCATGTATGAGCGTTCATGTCAAAAATTCCGCCAATGTTTCCGGCTGAAGAATAATCAATTGCAATTTCACCAGTTAATTCATAAATAGCATAATGATTGGGCGGCAGAAATAAATCAATTTTCTCCCAA is a genomic window of Carnobacterium sp. CP1 containing:
- a CDS encoding FGGY-family carbohydrate kinase, with product MNYLIGTDIGTSGTKSILMDTKGNLLAQDLIEYDVLTPKALWAEQWPDVWSEAVKKTIRNVVLKANVDSKNVKGIGISGLYGGSGIPLDKEMKPVRPCLIWMDRRATKETEWVAETIGKERLQKITANGVDPYYGFTKMLWIKNNEPENWEKIDLFLPPNHYAIYELTGEIAIDYSSAGNIGGIFDMNAHTWSEELMQDMGIPLEMMPQRLVDSTEIVGGLTSEIAAELGLEPDTPVISGGVDAGAANIGMGIFEPGVYAAAIGTSMCAALVEEEVIKNQDLIVWPYPYNSKKLSYNFSGGATAGGITKWFRDNFAQLEMEVEKNGGTNAYELLNRGAEKIPAGSEGLIVLPYFMGERSPVWNQDAKGTIFGLSLAHTKAHIYRAFMEAVAYSLRHTIESVGRDLGEYIIIAGGVTKSALWKQIFADVTGYPIVTPINDTEANLGDVMMAGIATGEVGIEDVKKWQVLNEKIMPNPDNKRLYDEYYGLYRKLYTDLEEDMSILSDLADRY